Proteins encoded by one window of Flagellimonas lutaonensis:
- a CDS encoding DoxX family protein has product MKRSALNHLALAILRIVPSAFMLTHGIPKFKKLISGNIEFINPLGLGEAPTLFLAVLGEFVCPILIILGFKTKWATLPTMATMAAAAFIVHAPDPFAKKELALLYLTIFLVIFLLGPGKYSIDRK; this is encoded by the coding sequence ATGAAAAGGAGTGCCCTAAACCATCTTGCGCTGGCCATTTTGCGCATTGTACCCTCTGCCTTTATGCTCACGCATGGTATTCCCAAATTTAAAAAACTCATTTCGGGCAATATAGAATTTATAAACCCCTTAGGTTTGGGTGAAGCCCCTACCCTATTTTTGGCAGTTTTGGGCGAGTTTGTATGCCCTATTCTTATCATTTTAGGTTTTAAGACCAAATGGGCCACCCTACCCACCATGGCCACTATGGCAGCGGCTGCATTTATTGTGCACGCCCCGGATCCCTTCGCAAAAAAGGAGTTGGCGTTGCTTTACCTTACGATTTTTCTGGTCATCTTTTTGTTGGGCCCGGGTAAATACAGCATTGACAGGAAGTAA
- the holA gene encoding DNA polymerase III subunit delta produces the protein MEQAKKIVEEINERKLYPIYFLMGDEPYYIDKVAKYIADHVLSEEEKGFNQMTLYGKDTNIEEIVSNAKRFPMMAEHQVVIIKEAQHLSRTIENLVAYVENPQPTTILVICYKYKKLDKRKSLYKTIKKKGVLFESKKLYENQVADWIRRTLAGKKRKISPKASALLVEFLGTDLSKIDNELKKLLMVVEADTEITSELIEQHIGISKDFNNFELKKAIGERNVKKATRIINYFAQNPKDNPFVVTITLLNTFFTQLLQYHGLSDHSSKNVASTLGINPYFVGEFQTAARNYPMKQVSHIISELRKLDMKGKGVGAYNASQADLLKELLVNVM, from the coding sequence ATGGAGCAGGCAAAGAAAATAGTTGAGGAAATCAATGAAAGAAAGCTATACCCCATATACTTTTTAATGGGGGATGAGCCTTATTATATCGACAAAGTCGCAAAGTACATTGCAGACCATGTGTTGAGTGAAGAGGAAAAGGGTTTCAACCAGATGACCCTTTACGGCAAGGATACCAACATAGAGGAGATTGTATCAAATGCCAAGCGTTTTCCTATGATGGCCGAACATCAGGTGGTCATTATAAAGGAGGCCCAGCACTTGTCCAGAACCATTGAAAACTTGGTAGCATATGTCGAAAATCCGCAGCCCACGACCATTTTGGTAATCTGCTACAAGTACAAAAAACTCGACAAGCGGAAAAGTCTTTACAAGACCATTAAAAAGAAGGGGGTGCTCTTTGAGAGCAAAAAACTGTACGAAAACCAAGTGGCCGATTGGATACGGCGCACCTTGGCGGGTAAAAAAAGAAAGATTTCCCCTAAGGCCAGTGCCCTATTGGTCGAGTTTCTGGGGACCGATTTGAGCAAAATAGACAACGAGCTTAAAAAACTGCTCATGGTGGTGGAGGCCGACACCGAGATAACTTCTGAGTTGATCGAACAACATATCGGCATCAGTAAGGATTTCAACAACTTTGAACTAAAAAAGGCCATTGGCGAGCGCAATGTGAAAAAGGCCACGCGCATTATCAATTATTTTGCCCAAAACCCAAAAGACAATCCGTTTGTGGTGACCATCACTCTGTTGAACACCTTTTTTACCCAGTTGTTGCAGTACCATGGCCTAAGCGACCATTCGTCTAAAAATGTCGCTTCGACCTTGGGAATCAATCCCTATTTTGTCGGTGAGTTTCAAACGGCAGCAAGAAACTACCCGATGAAACAGGTCAGCCACATTATTTCTGAGCTGCGAAAACTCGACATGAAGGGCAAAGGCGTTGGTGCCTACAATGCCTCGCAAGCAGATCTGCTCAAAGAATTGCTGGTAAACGTAATGTGA
- a CDS encoding glycosyltransferase family 2 protein, whose translation MKIAIAILNWNGVSLLERYLPSVVAHSRGASIYVIDNASTDGSVGFLKKNYPQIPVIANESNGGFAKGYNDGLRHIDADVYCLLNSDVQVTKNWLAPIVEAFEEHPDVAIIQPKILDLKNKEYFEYAGAAGGFIDKLGYPFCRGRIFQALEKDEGQYNDITQIFWATGACMFIKRQVFFELGGFDETYFAHQEEVDLCWRARNEGHKVLYVGHSTIYHLGGSTLSNMNPKKTYLNFRNSLFTITKNLPRRKAGPIVLARLLLDAVAAVRFLFQLKPLHCWAVLRAHLSYYRHLPQMLKKREKAKFILKYYVTKSIVWSYFVHQIKNFNILVKD comes from the coding sequence TTGAAAATTGCCATTGCCATATTGAACTGGAACGGGGTTTCGTTGCTTGAAAGGTACCTGCCTTCGGTGGTTGCCCATTCGAGAGGGGCCTCCATTTATGTCATCGACAATGCCAGCACCGATGGTTCGGTGGGGTTCTTGAAAAAGAATTATCCGCAGATACCGGTCATTGCCAATGAGTCAAATGGCGGGTTTGCCAAAGGTTACAACGATGGGCTTCGGCACATAGATGCCGATGTGTACTGTTTGCTCAATTCAGATGTGCAGGTTACAAAAAACTGGTTGGCGCCCATAGTCGAGGCGTTCGAAGAACATCCAGATGTTGCCATCATTCAACCTAAAATTCTAGATCTCAAAAACAAGGAATATTTTGAATATGCCGGCGCTGCCGGAGGTTTTATCGACAAGTTGGGCTATCCGTTCTGTCGGGGCCGTATCTTTCAGGCATTGGAGAAAGATGAGGGGCAGTATAATGATATAACCCAAATTTTTTGGGCGACCGGCGCCTGTATGTTCATTAAGCGCCAGGTGTTTTTTGAGCTGGGCGGATTCGACGAAACCTATTTCGCACACCAAGAGGAGGTCGACCTGTGTTGGCGTGCCCGGAACGAGGGGCACAAGGTCTTATATGTCGGGCACAGTACCATCTATCATTTGGGAGGCTCTACCTTGAGCAATATGAACCCCAAAAAGACCTATCTCAATTTTAGAAACTCACTGTTCACCATTACCAAGAACCTGCCAAGAAGAAAAGCAGGCCCCATTGTGCTGGCCCGGTTGCTGCTTGATGCGGTGGCCGCAGTGCGGTTTCTTTTTCAACTGAAGCCACTTCATTGCTGGGCCGTTCTTAGGGCGCATTTAAGTTATTATAGGCATTTGCCCCAAATGCTGAAAAAGCGCGAGAAAGCCAAATTTATACTAAAGTACTACGTGACGAAATCCATAGTATGGTCGTATTTCGTACATCAAATAAAGAATTTTAACATTTTAGTAAAAGATTAA
- a CDS encoding alpha-ketoacid dehydrogenase subunit alpha/beta: MKPNQETSNEISFDDFQEQILKDYEIAVTSRECSVLGRREVLTGKAKFGIFGDGKELPQLAMARAFQDGDFRSGYYRDQTFMMALGHLGPKEFFHGLYATPDIGLDPMSAGRQMGGHFGTHSLNEDGTWKDLTKQKNSSSDISCTAGQMPRLLGLAHASKIYRQVKGIDQTNFSKNGNEVAWGTIGNASTSEGHFFETLNAAGVMQVPMVISIWDDEYGISVPAEYHTTKGDISEALKGLQRDENNKGFEIFKVPGWDYTALIHAFENAGEIAREEHVPVLLHVTELTQPQGHSTSGSHERYKTPERLQWEKEHDCNRKFRNWILENGIATEEELKALEKEIKQRVRKAKNEAWADFLRPNIEEKNKLIHLLDAMAAKSPNKAFINKVKNDLVAIREPLKKDVASHGRKALKYVLGETTPEKTALQQWINTYLDKTQPKFSSHLYSELPNKATTVPAVPPVYTENPEEVDGRIVLRDNFDKLFDKYPNALIFGEDTGRIGDVNQGLEGLQKKYGELRIADTSIREATIIGQGVGLAMRGLRPIAEIQYLDYILYGLQIMSDDLATLLYRTVGKQKAPLIVRTRGHRLEGIWHSGSPMGGLIHLLRGMYILVPRNMTQAAGFYNTLMKSDEPALVIESLNGYRLKEKLPSNLGEFCTPIGKVETLKEGTDITLVSYGSTLRIVEAVAKDLLEVGIDAEVIDAQCLLPFDLGHEVVESVKKTNRLLVIDEDVPGGCSAYLVQQIVEVQGGYRYLDSAPQTLASQPHRPAYASDGDYFSKPNAEDIFEKVYSIMHEADPESYPQLR; the protein is encoded by the coding sequence ATGAAGCCCAATCAAGAGACCAGCAATGAAATTTCGTTCGATGATTTTCAAGAGCAAATCTTGAAAGATTACGAGATTGCGGTCACTAGCCGTGAGTGCAGTGTCTTGGGTCGACGTGAAGTACTGACCGGAAAGGCAAAGTTTGGCATTTTCGGCGATGGTAAAGAGCTACCACAACTAGCCATGGCAAGGGCGTTTCAAGACGGTGATTTTAGAAGTGGTTATTACCGCGACCAAACCTTTATGATGGCACTGGGCCATTTGGGGCCCAAAGAATTTTTCCATGGCCTTTATGCCACCCCTGATATAGGCCTGGACCCCATGAGTGCCGGGCGTCAAATGGGAGGCCATTTTGGCACCCACAGCCTTAATGAAGATGGCACATGGAAAGACCTTACCAAGCAAAAAAACAGCAGTTCTGATATTTCATGCACAGCTGGCCAAATGCCAAGACTCTTGGGGCTGGCCCATGCCTCTAAAATATACCGTCAGGTAAAGGGTATTGACCAAACCAACTTTTCGAAAAATGGCAATGAGGTCGCATGGGGCACCATAGGAAATGCAAGTACCAGTGAGGGGCATTTCTTTGAAACCTTGAACGCCGCCGGGGTCATGCAGGTTCCGATGGTCATCAGTATCTGGGATGACGAATATGGTATTTCCGTTCCGGCGGAATACCATACCACAAAGGGTGACATTTCCGAAGCTTTGAAGGGCTTGCAACGTGATGAGAACAATAAGGGCTTTGAAATATTCAAGGTGCCGGGGTGGGACTATACCGCACTGATCCATGCCTTTGAAAACGCAGGTGAAATCGCGCGCGAAGAGCATGTTCCCGTGCTGCTCCATGTAACCGAACTAACACAGCCACAGGGGCATTCTACCTCTGGTTCGCACGAACGATACAAAACACCCGAAAGGTTGCAATGGGAAAAAGAACATGACTGCAACCGAAAGTTCAGAAACTGGATACTTGAGAATGGCATCGCTACGGAAGAGGAGCTAAAGGCACTTGAAAAGGAAATCAAGCAAAGGGTCAGAAAAGCCAAGAATGAGGCATGGGCCGATTTCTTGCGACCCAACATTGAAGAAAAGAACAAATTGATCCACCTGTTGGATGCCATGGCGGCCAAAAGCCCGAACAAGGCCTTTATCAACAAAGTGAAGAATGACTTGGTCGCCATTCGAGAACCCTTGAAAAAAGATGTTGCCTCCCACGGTAGAAAGGCCTTGAAATATGTATTGGGTGAAACAACGCCCGAAAAAACCGCCCTTCAGCAGTGGATCAACACGTATCTAGATAAAACACAGCCCAAGTTCAGTTCGCATCTTTACAGTGAACTTCCCAATAAGGCGACCACGGTGCCGGCGGTACCTCCTGTGTATACTGAAAATCCTGAGGAGGTAGATGGCAGGATCGTTCTTCGAGACAATTTTGACAAACTTTTTGACAAGTATCCGAACGCCCTGATCTTTGGTGAAGATACCGGTAGAATTGGTGATGTGAACCAAGGTTTGGAAGGCTTGCAAAAGAAATATGGTGAGTTGCGAATTGCGGATACCAGCATTCGTGAGGCGACCATAATTGGCCAAGGCGTCGGACTTGCCATGCGCGGTCTCAGGCCCATAGCCGAGATACAGTATCTCGACTATATTCTTTATGGCCTGCAGATCATGAGCGATGATCTTGCCACACTATTGTATAGAACCGTGGGCAAACAAAAGGCACCGTTGATTGTCAGAACCCGAGGGCATCGCCTAGAGGGCATTTGGCACTCTGGCTCACCCATGGGCGGATTGATCCACTTACTAAGGGGCATGTACATACTTGTGCCCAGAAACATGACCCAAGCCGCTGGTTTTTACAATACCTTGATGAAAAGCGATGAGCCAGCTCTCGTTATTGAAAGTCTCAATGGATATCGCTTGAAAGAAAAATTGCCTTCAAACCTTGGGGAGTTCTGTACCCCGATTGGTAAGGTTGAAACGTTGAAAGAGGGTACAGACATTACTTTGGTGTCGTATGGCTCAACCTTGCGGATAGTAGAGGCAGTTGCAAAAGACTTGTTGGAGGTGGGTATAGATGCCGAGGTTATCGATGCCCAATGCCTATTGCCATTCGATTTGGGGCATGAGGTGGTTGAAAGTGTCAAGAAGACCAACAGGCTTTTGGTAATCGATGAAGACGTGCCAGGAGGCTGCTCGGCATATCTTGTCCAACAGATTGTAGAGGTACAGGGAGGGTACAGATATCTCGACAGTGCCCCACAGACACTTGCCTCACAACCGCATAGACCTGCGTATGCCTCTGATGGGGATTATTTCTCAAAACCCAATGCAGAAGATATTTTTGAAAAGGTCTATTCGATCATGCACGAGGCCGATCCCGAGTCGTACCCACAACTTCGCTGA
- a CDS encoding DUF4838 domain-containing protein — MRNTSLSLVFCLLLVSCADQKLYLADNGTSEYAIVVDNAVVGNGLANKSANVLQQHIKEIANVDIPIISEDEWSGEGPKIQLELLDGALPHKISIHSEDDHLYIRGGSPLAMQDAVYVFLEIYLGCHWYAPGVTKVPKQKTITLGPIRYGYVPAITTRTVHSRLFYENTDYADRQKVTHKAFPYYVPEARVHTFHRFLPEEKFYEKHPEFYALRGERRLPTQLCLTNETVLQIVKDSVAALFKRYPEATVVSVSQDDNQQHCLCEACKKIDSEEGSPAGTMVRFVNKVAGTFPDKTISTLAYQYTRKPPKTRPDKNVLITLCSIECDRSAPISEKCVDFANDLKGWGVLTDNIRIWDYTTQFTNFLAPFPNLHTLQPNVQLFRDNNAKWVFEQHSNNPSELFELRSYLTAKLLWNPDLDMDGLITDFTDGYYGEAATYIRQYIDLIHLELKKDPGFFLFLYGDPSEAFGSYLRPELLEAYMELFDQAEAAVAHAPEVLNRVKMARLGVDYAVLEACRKGISDSYRLLVTVSAQKETINPLLPLLLDNFQATCQKNNITLMNEMGYTVDEYVQGYQRALKVAQKPNKAKGKNVMALTPPKKYADEDPMVLTDGALGGSSFYANWLGYEGNDMEVVVDLGTPQTISTISMAFLQVTNHIVFFPTSVTYYGSDDNENFTRLARVDNPKPLQKNSKVNDIHYFESSFLPQKVRYIKVVAKNTKTPYWHHAAGLPSWVFADEIIVD; from the coding sequence ATGCGCAATACAAGTTTATCGCTGGTTTTCTGCCTTTTATTGGTTTCATGTGCCGACCAGAAGCTTTATTTGGCCGACAATGGCACATCAGAATATGCAATAGTGGTTGACAACGCTGTGGTGGGCAATGGGTTGGCCAATAAATCGGCAAATGTTTTACAACAACACATCAAGGAAATAGCCAATGTGGATATTCCGATAATTTCAGAGGATGAATGGTCTGGGGAAGGTCCAAAAATTCAGTTGGAATTGCTTGATGGTGCGCTTCCCCATAAAATATCCATTCATAGTGAAGACGACCATCTCTACATTAGGGGCGGATCGCCCTTGGCCATGCAGGATGCCGTTTATGTGTTCTTGGAGATTTACCTGGGCTGCCACTGGTATGCCCCGGGGGTGACAAAGGTTCCAAAACAAAAAACCATAACACTTGGGCCCATAAGGTACGGGTATGTACCGGCCATTACCACCCGTACGGTACATTCGAGACTTTTTTACGAAAACACCGATTATGCCGACCGGCAAAAGGTTACCCACAAAGCCTTTCCGTATTATGTGCCAGAGGCGCGGGTACATACGTTTCATCGGTTCTTGCCCGAAGAAAAATTTTACGAGAAACATCCTGAATTCTATGCATTGCGTGGCGAACGGCGGCTGCCCACACAATTGTGCCTTACCAACGAAACCGTATTGCAAATAGTCAAAGACTCGGTGGCGGCACTTTTTAAAAGGTATCCAGAAGCCACTGTGGTCTCGGTGAGCCAAGATGACAACCAGCAGCATTGTCTTTGCGAAGCGTGCAAGAAAATTGACAGTGAAGAAGGTAGCCCTGCGGGCACCATGGTACGTTTTGTCAATAAAGTGGCGGGAACATTTCCTGACAAAACCATTTCAACCCTAGCTTATCAATACACTAGAAAGCCTCCTAAGACAAGGCCTGACAAAAATGTGCTGATCACCCTATGTTCAATCGAATGCGACCGCAGTGCCCCGATCAGTGAAAAATGTGTCGATTTTGCCAATGATCTGAAGGGTTGGGGCGTGTTGACCGACAATATCAGAATCTGGGACTACACCACCCAGTTCACCAACTTTTTGGCCCCGTTCCCCAATTTACATACACTGCAGCCCAATGTGCAATTGTTTCGTGACAATAACGCCAAATGGGTTTTTGAACAGCACAGCAATAATCCGAGTGAGCTTTTTGAACTTAGGTCATACCTGACCGCAAAATTGTTGTGGAACCCCGATCTGGACATGGATGGCCTAATCACCGATTTTACAGATGGTTATTATGGGGAGGCAGCCACCTACATTCGGCAGTATATCGATTTAATTCATTTGGAGTTGAAAAAAGACCCAGGATTCTTCCTTTTTCTGTATGGCGACCCCTCGGAAGCTTTCGGTTCATATCTGCGCCCTGAACTTTTAGAGGCCTATATGGAGCTTTTTGATCAGGCGGAAGCCGCCGTGGCCCATGCACCTGAAGTTCTCAATCGTGTTAAAATGGCCCGTTTGGGTGTTGACTATGCCGTTTTGGAAGCCTGTCGAAAAGGCATTTCAGATTCCTATCGTTTGCTGGTCACCGTCAGTGCCCAGAAAGAAACCATCAACCCCCTACTGCCCCTACTTCTCGATAATTTTCAGGCAACCTGCCAAAAGAACAATATCACCTTAATGAATGAAATGGGCTATACCGTTGATGAATACGTTCAGGGCTATCAAAGAGCCTTGAAAGTGGCCCAAAAGCCCAACAAGGCCAAAGGAAAAAACGTCATGGCTCTGACGCCGCCAAAAAAGTATGCAGACGAAGACCCCATGGTGCTGACCGATGGAGCCCTTGGGGGCAGCAGCTTTTATGCCAATTGGTTGGGCTACGAGGGAAATGATATGGAAGTAGTGGTCGATTTAGGAACGCCACAGACCATCAGCACTATTTCCATGGCCTTTTTACAAGTCACCAATCACATCGTGTTCTTTCCCACATCGGTGACCTATTATGGCTCAGATGACAATGAAAATTTCACCAGATTGGCCCGTGTTGATAATCCGAAACCATTGCAAAAGAACAGTAAGGTCAATGATATCCATTATTTTGAGTCCTCGTTTTTGCCTCAAAAAGTCCGTTATATCAAAGTAGTGGCCAAGAATACCAAAACGCCCTATTGGCACCATGCGGCGGGCCTGCCTTCATGGGTGTTTGCCGACGAGATCATAGTGGACTGA
- a CDS encoding metalloprotease gives MNRISHIIVVLGLLCIAKGTAQHINQVTATIDHETKEVHIKQRITYWNMSGHGLSSIYFNDWNHSYSSKRTALAKRFAEEFNRGLYFAKDEERGRTTITSVVDHEYVGLHWERTNQRDIVKITLDKPLPPNESAQLFITYTLKLPHSKFTDYGFYDHGGYYLKDWYLTPAVFDGEWKLYSNKNLDDLHTDLAETTVNLIYPSGLFVASNFDSSGSASFPGGQQISLRGSQRKSCEIILTPENTFTKHVTPYLTIATDIESAKYNEIAQGISINMIAEFLHENLGSYPHNTLLVSEIQYNDSPLYGLNQLPSFIRPYEEKFQFEMKVLKTALNSYLRETLFFDIRKDRWVNDAIANYLMIKYVEKYYPDQKLIGKLANMWGIRSFHLADMGFNEQYAFFSMLAARKNIDQALNTPNDSLIKFNQKIANRYKAGLGLAYLAEYVGEERIDSTILDFFNVHKLDSRIKVEDFKNVLEQCSDNELDWFFDEYVSTRKKIDYKIKSIEKTDDSITFTLKNKRGTKVPISLFGLKKDSVVSKYWFTDIDSSKTFTIPRNGEDRLVLNYDQKIPEFNQRDNWKTLNGFFSSNKPLKFQFFKDTEDPYYNQVFYVPVANFNIYDGVTPGLRIYNKTFLERPFQFDIAPTYSFLERTLVGKASLRYRKYHGKSGLYVSNYQLQGSTSHFQVNSRFSTLTPSILLGWRPDNLISNRRQFLLFRHRSVFRNIDDAIADDIDTDPDYNIFNVRFQDIDNDIINYKSWWLDAQHSSNFTKLAFELEYRWLYENNRQFNIRFYAGKFLRNKTNSDFFSFALDRPTDYLFDLNYLGRSEDSGIYSQQIIIAEGGFKSKLPDPFANDWIATTNASINLWRWIELYGDMGFLKNKGENTRFVYDSGIRLNFVTDYFELYFPLHSNNGWEIGQPNYGERIRFVVTISPRTLTGLFTRKWF, from the coding sequence TTGAACAGGATATCCCACATTATTGTTGTTCTTGGTCTTCTGTGCATTGCTAAGGGCACTGCACAACACATCAACCAAGTGACTGCGACCATTGACCACGAGACCAAGGAAGTACACATCAAACAACGTATTACCTATTGGAACATGTCTGGCCATGGGCTATCGTCTATTTATTTCAACGACTGGAACCATTCGTACTCCAGTAAAAGAACGGCATTGGCCAAGCGCTTTGCAGAAGAATTCAACCGTGGGCTTTATTTTGCCAAAGATGAGGAACGGGGGCGCACGACCATTACCAGTGTGGTTGACCATGAATATGTGGGGCTGCATTGGGAAAGGACCAACCAAAGGGATATCGTTAAAATTACTTTGGATAAGCCCCTACCGCCAAATGAGTCTGCGCAACTGTTTATAACCTACACCCTAAAACTGCCCCACAGCAAGTTTACCGACTATGGTTTTTATGACCACGGCGGGTATTATCTGAAAGACTGGTACCTTACCCCTGCTGTTTTTGACGGTGAATGGAAATTGTACTCAAACAAGAACCTTGATGACCTGCACACCGATTTGGCCGAGACCACAGTCAATCTAATCTATCCTTCGGGGCTTTTTGTGGCTTCCAATTTTGACAGTAGTGGAAGTGCTTCGTTTCCGGGCGGGCAGCAGATTTCGTTACGGGGCAGTCAGCGCAAAAGCTGTGAGATCATACTCACGCCCGAAAATACCTTTACCAAGCACGTAACACCCTATTTGACCATAGCCACCGACATCGAGTCGGCCAAATACAATGAGATTGCCCAAGGCATTTCAATAAATATGATTGCTGAATTCTTGCATGAAAATTTAGGGAGTTACCCCCACAATACGTTGTTGGTCAGTGAAATACAGTACAATGACAGTCCGTTGTACGGTTTGAACCAACTACCCTCTTTCATCCGTCCGTACGAAGAAAAATTTCAATTTGAGATGAAGGTGCTGAAAACGGCACTCAACAGCTATTTGAGGGAGACACTTTTCTTTGATATTAGAAAAGACCGCTGGGTAAACGATGCCATTGCCAACTATCTAATGATAAAGTATGTTGAGAAATATTACCCCGATCAAAAGCTGATCGGAAAACTGGCCAACATGTGGGGTATTCGCAGTTTTCATTTGGCCGATATGGGGTTTAATGAGCAATACGCCTTTTTTAGCATGCTGGCGGCAAGAAAAAACATCGACCAAGCACTCAACACGCCCAACGATTCTTTGATAAAGTTCAACCAAAAAATCGCCAATCGATATAAGGCGGGCCTCGGGCTGGCCTATTTGGCCGAATATGTGGGAGAAGAAAGAATCGACAGCACCATTCTCGACTTCTTCAATGTTCACAAATTGGATTCCAGAATTAAGGTGGAAGATTTCAAGAACGTGCTTGAGCAATGCTCTGACAATGAGCTTGATTGGTTCTTTGATGAATATGTGAGTACCCGTAAAAAGATTGACTACAAAATCAAGAGCATTGAAAAGACCGATGATTCCATCACCTTTACCCTAAAAAACAAACGGGGTACCAAGGTGCCCATTTCGCTGTTCGGCTTGAAGAAAGATTCGGTGGTCTCAAAATATTGGTTTACCGATATCGATAGCTCAAAGACCTTTACCATTCCCAGAAATGGTGAAGACCGTCTGGTACTGAACTATGACCAAAAAATACCTGAATTCAACCAACGTGACAATTGGAAGACACTGAACGGATTTTTTTCGAGCAACAAACCGTTAAAATTCCAATTTTTCAAAGACACTGAAGACCCTTATTACAACCAAGTATTTTATGTTCCTGTGGCCAACTTCAATATTTATGACGGAGTTACGCCGGGTCTTCGCATATACAACAAAACTTTTCTTGAGCGCCCTTTTCAGTTCGACATTGCCCCGACATATTCATTTTTGGAAAGGACATTGGTCGGCAAGGCAAGTCTGAGGTACCGAAAGTACCATGGTAAAAGTGGCCTGTACGTGTCAAACTATCAATTACAAGGTTCCACGTCGCATTTTCAGGTCAATTCCCGTTTTTCTACCCTGACACCGTCCATCTTGCTGGGTTGGCGACCAGACAACCTGATTTCGAACCGAAGGCAATTTTTGCTGTTCAGGCACCGAAGTGTATTTCGCAACATTGACGATGCCATTGCCGATGACATAGACACCGACCCAGACTATAATATTTTCAACGTTCGTTTTCAAGACATAGACAACGATATCATTAATTATAAGTCATGGTGGCTCGATGCCCAGCATTCAAGCAATTTCACCAAATTGGCCTTTGAACTCGAGTACCGGTGGCTGTATGAGAACAACCGCCAGTTCAATATCAGGTTCTATGCAGGAAAGTTTCTGCGCAACAAGACCAATTCAGACTTTTTTAGTTTTGCCCTTGACCGGCCCACAGATTATCTTTTTGACCTAAACTATCTGGGCCGCTCAGAAGACTCGGGTATTTACAGCCAACAGATCATTATTGCCGAAGGCGGGTTCAAATCAAAATTGCCCGACCCTTTCGCCAATGATTGGATAGCAACCACCAATGCCAGCATCAATCTGTGGCGATGGATAGAATTGTATGGCGATATGGGTTTTTTGAAGAATAAGGGAGAAAATACCCGATTTGTCTACGATTCTGGTATCCGATTGAATTTTGTGACCGATTACTTTGAGTTGTATTTCCCCCTACACTCCAACAATGGATGGGAAATTGGCCAGCCCAACTACGGCGAGCGCATTCGGTTTGTGGTAACCATTAGTCCGCGTACCCTGACCGGTCTCTTTACCCGAAAATGGTTCTAG
- a CDS encoding type I restriction enzyme HsdR N-terminal domain-containing protein yields the protein MQALNFPRFDFRFKKAEDNLLIFDVIRKKFVLLQPEEWVRQHVVHFLLTTKGYPKSLMNVEKQLIVNKLSKRYDVVVFNPDSSIFLLVECKAPQVKITQDVFDQIARYNRGLGATYLMVTNGLEHYYCQMDYVLEKYTFLKEIPDFSR from the coding sequence ATGCAGGCATTGAATTTTCCAAGATTTGATTTTCGGTTCAAAAAAGCGGAAGACAACCTCTTGATTTTTGATGTCATCCGTAAAAAATTTGTGCTGTTGCAGCCTGAAGAGTGGGTTAGGCAGCACGTAGTGCATTTTCTGTTGACCACCAAGGGATACCCCAAATCATTGATGAATGTTGAAAAGCAATTGATTGTCAATAAGCTATCGAAACGGTACGACGTGGTGGTCTTCAACCCCGATAGTAGTATTTTTCTCTTGGTCGAGTGCAAGGCCCCGCAGGTAAAAATAACCCAAGACGTATTTGACCAAATTGCGCGCTACAACCGGGGCCTCGGTGCCACCTACCTAATGGTGACCAATGGATTGGAGCACTATTATTGCCAAATGGACTATGTGCTCGAAAAATATACGTTTTTAAAGGAAATTCCTGATTTTAGCCGTTAA